A single genomic interval of bacterium harbors:
- a CDS encoding nucleotidyltransferase domain-containing protein: MLEFNSLKHIFKDYPYIASAYLFGSQATGRIMPMSDVDIAILVMDNAPKGRELLHEEDYLSYRIAEGLKVREVDLIDLNSQGLIFQHNVLRTGKLIYDAYPLFRIQFEMRVIPQFCDFEPTLRFIERFHFQGRLRRLARV; encoded by the coding sequence ATGCTTGAATTTAACAGTCTGAAACACATATTTAAAGATTATCCCTATATTGCTTCAGCCTATCTTTTTGGCTCTCAGGCTACAGGGAGGATAATGCCAATGAGTGATGTGGATATTGCTATCTTAGTGATGGATAATGCTCCAAAGGGCAGAGAACTTTTACACGAAGAGGATTATCTATCTTACAGGATTGCAGAGGGTTTGAAGGTAAGGGAGGTTGATTTAATAGATCTCAATAGTCAGGGATTGATCTTTCAACATAATGTTCTAAGGACAGGTAAGCTTATTTACGATGCTTATCCACTATTCAGGATACAATTTGAAATGAGGGTAATTCCCCAATTTTGTGATTTTGAGCCAACCCTTAGATTTATTGAGCGGTTTCATTTTCAGGGTCGACTGAGGAGATTAGCAAGGGTATGA
- a CDS encoding nucleoside transporter C-terminal domain-containing protein, with translation MEAYNLVSFAGIFLLLAFAWLCSSHRRVLNGRVVLWGTSLQLLFALFIFQVPAGTKVFLAINEAVVKVLDCATAGTKFLFGRLALPPGTPDSLGFFLAFQALPTIVFFAALVGVLYYLNIMPLFIRGFAYIFTRLMRLSGAESLCVSSNIFVGIESALTIRPHLNDMTRSELCTILTAGMATIASSVMALYVFILQGEFPTIAGHLVSASILSAPAAVVMAKILLPETETPATLGVKIHPHYERENNLIEAIINGANNGLRLVAGITALLLAFLGLVALVDLFLMVVGGWVNNGLNWQIDWSLRGLLGYIFYPFTLAIGIPPSDAGAIARIIGERAIVTEVQAYQDLAQLLAADVLKHPRSTVITTYALCGFAHVASLAIFVGGTAALAPKRTKDLSALGFRALLAATLACLMTAAVAGTFFSQGSILMGR, from the coding sequence ATGGAAGCCTATAACTTAGTAAGCTTTGCCGGCATCTTTTTGCTGTTGGCTTTTGCCTGGCTTTGTTCTTCCCATCGAAGAGTCCTTAATGGGCGGGTTGTTTTATGGGGAACAAGCTTACAATTACTGTTTGCCCTGTTTATCTTTCAGGTTCCAGCCGGGACAAAGGTCTTCTTGGCCATTAACGAGGCGGTGGTAAAGGTCCTGGACTGCGCTACGGCCGGAACCAAATTTCTCTTTGGCCGTCTGGCCCTTCCGCCGGGCACACCTGATTCTTTAGGGTTTTTCCTGGCCTTTCAGGCCTTACCTACCATTGTCTTCTTTGCCGCCCTGGTGGGCGTCCTTTATTATTTAAACATAATGCCCCTGTTTATTCGGGGATTTGCTTATATTTTTACCAGACTGATGCGGTTAAGCGGGGCAGAGTCTTTATGTGTTTCGAGTAATATCTTTGTGGGGATTGAATCTGCCCTGACTATCCGGCCGCATTTGAATGATATGACCCGTTCCGAGTTATGCACTATTCTGACCGCTGGCATGGCCACTATTGCCTCCAGTGTGATGGCCCTTTATGTCTTCATCCTGCAGGGAGAATTTCCCACCATTGCCGGCCATCTGGTTTCTGCTTCTATTCTCTCTGCCCCAGCCGCCGTGGTTATGGCCAAGATTCTTTTACCGGAGACGGAAACACCAGCCACCCTGGGGGTAAAGATTCACCCTCACTATGAACGAGAAAATAACCTTATTGAGGCGATCATTAACGGCGCCAACAATGGCCTGCGGCTGGTAGCCGGCATTACTGCCTTACTGTTGGCCTTTCTTGGTTTAGTCGCTCTGGTTGATTTGTTCCTGATGGTGGTGGGAGGCTGGGTCAATAACGGGTTGAATTGGCAGATTGACTGGTCGCTTCGGGGACTACTGGGTTATATTTTCTATCCCTTCACCTTAGCGATCGGCATTCCACCGTCTGATGCGGGGGCTATCGCCAGGATAATCGGCGAACGGGCCATAGTCACTGAAGTCCAGGCATATCAGGACCTGGCCCAGTTATTGGCGGCAGATGTATTAAAGCACCCGCGCTCAACAGTAATCACTACTTATGCCCTCTGTGGCTTTGCCCATGTAGCTTCCCTGGCCATCTTTGTGGGAGGCACCGCTGCTCTGGCCCCAAAACGAACCAAAGACCTTTCGGCGCTGGGATTCAGAGCGCTCTTAGCCGCTACTCTGGCCTGCCTGATGACGGCCGCCGTGGCCGGGACTTTCTTCTCCCAAGGCTCAATATTGATGGGGCGCTGA
- a CDS encoding four helix bundle suffix domain-containing protein, translating into MSTKSTTSISSTKSTKSTTSTSSTKSTYPEIAANVALTLIAVACSLLDRQLTAQSKAFEQEGGFTERLYQTRQRAKRNQ; encoded by the coding sequence TTGTCCACCAAGTCCACCACGTCCATATCGTCCACTAAGTCCACCAAGTCCACCACGTCCACATCATCCACCAAGTCCACTTATCCCGAGATTGCGGCCAATGTCGCTTTGACGCTGATCGCGGTGGCCTGTAGTCTGCTGGATCGGCAACTGACGGCGCAGTCCAAAGCCTTTGAGCAAGAGGGCGGTTTCACAGAAAGGCTGTATCAAACGCGCCAAAGGGCAAAGAGGAATCAATGA
- a CDS encoding lysine biosynthesis protein LysW, whose amino-acid sequence MDMAVRCPECDEELIIPEDAEEGEIIDCENCGVEIEIVCIDPLEIKIFEEEEK is encoded by the coding sequence ATGGATATGGCGGTCAGGTGCCCGGAATGCGATGAGGAATTGATAATCCCTGAAGACGCTGAGGAAGGAGAGATAATAGACTGCGAGAATTGTGGGGTAGAGATTGAGATCGTTTGTATTGATCCTTTGGAGATTAAAATCTTTGAAGAAGAAGAAAAGTAA
- a CDS encoding PorV/PorQ family protein has product MVTKKSQTTIFVLMVCLWSGIALGQEDIGSGLLKIGIGARPAGLGGAFTALSDDINALHWNPAGLGKLREKELAFTHAVFYGDIREEFVGYAHPLGRLGAVGGGLTYLHLDEVRQRDESGDEIASFTPYDLLGILAWAGKIGRNFEIGANFKYIYQKNREAEITKANYLDVGGIASFRPLKFGLVLQNLSYDRPKEDPLPRTVRSGLALNLFNETAIFVLDAVKEKDEDIQYGLGAEYRPGSPLALRLGAKFDEDEEAKVTAGLGLTWKICRLDYAFLRHDRNSDNIHRLSLSLRF; this is encoded by the coding sequence ATGGTGACCAAAAAGAGTCAAACAACCATTTTCGTTCTTATGGTCTGCCTCTGGTCGGGGATTGCCCTGGGACAGGAAGATATCGGAAGCGGTCTGCTGAAGATCGGGATTGGCGCCAGACCAGCCGGCTTAGGGGGGGCCTTTACGGCCTTAAGCGATGATATAAATGCCCTTCATTGGAATCCGGCTGGTTTGGGGAAACTCCGGGAAAAGGAGCTGGCCTTTACCCACGCTGTCTTTTACGGAGATATTCGAGAGGAATTTGTCGGCTATGCCCATCCCCTGGGCAGGCTTGGGGCGGTAGGTGGGGGATTGACTTATCTCCATTTAGATGAAGTACGCCAAAGGGACGAGTCCGGTGATGAGATAGCTTCTTTCACGCCCTATGATTTGCTGGGGATTCTTGCCTGGGCCGGAAAGATAGGTAGGAATTTCGAGATAGGGGCTAACTTTAAATATATTTACCAGAAGAACAGGGAAGCTGAAATTACTAAAGCCAACTACCTTGATGTGGGAGGCATAGCTTCCTTCCGTCCTTTGAAATTCGGGTTAGTCCTCCAAAATCTGAGTTATGATAGACCTAAAGAAGACCCTTTACCTCGGACAGTCAGAAGCGGCTTGGCCTTAAACCTTTTTAATGAGACGGCCATTTTTGTCCTCGATGCCGTTAAAGAAAAAGATGAAGATATTCAATACGGACTCGGGGCCGAATATCGTCCGGGCAGCCCTCTGGCTTTAAGATTAGGCGCCAAATTTGATGAAGACGAAGAAGCTAAAGTTACCGCCGGCCTAGGACTTACCTGGAAGATATGCCGCCTCGATTACGCCTTCCTCAGACATGACCGCAACTCGGACAACATCCACCGCCTCTCCCTTAGCCTTCGGTTTTAA
- the rtcA gene encoding RNA 3'-terminal phosphate cyclase produces MIEIDGSRYSGSGTILRYAVALSALMGKTLRMINIRAKRGKPGLRSQHLKSVLACSELVRGEVEGAEVGSQEILFRPGSSIKGGYYEWEIGTAGSSTMLAMTVLPLLIYADKPSKLRISGGLFQDHAPSAFHMAHVLFPVIKQTGIEASLEIIKPGYVPKGGGVIEVQVEPVAYPLNPIRLLKQGGVVEVNGRALSSHLSRQRVSERMAEPCRRILQQKGYAPKIEVVDDESALQKGAALAVWARTDTGCLIGSDMAGKVGRAAEAIGRHVARALLEDIEQGATVDRFLADQLIIYAALANRVSEYLIPSLTDHVETNLWLVEEIIGAKTEVADKRIRIEGIGYGGAK; encoded by the coding sequence ATGATTGAGATAGACGGATCGAGATATTCAGGAAGCGGCACTATTCTCCGTTACGCCGTAGCACTTTCAGCCTTGATGGGTAAGACGCTTCGGATGATAAATATCCGGGCTAAACGAGGTAAGCCCGGCCTGCGGTCTCAACACCTGAAATCTGTTCTGGCCTGTAGTGAGTTGGTCAGAGGTGAAGTAGAAGGGGCCGAAGTCGGCTCCCAGGAGATACTTTTTAGGCCAGGCAGTTCAATAAAAGGCGGCTATTATGAGTGGGAGATCGGCACGGCCGGTTCATCCACTATGCTGGCCATGACGGTTCTGCCCTTGCTTATTTATGCAGACAAACCTTCCAAATTAAGAATATCCGGTGGTCTATTTCAGGACCATGCCCCCTCCGCCTTTCATATGGCCCACGTGCTCTTTCCCGTCATTAAACAGACAGGGATTGAAGCCTCACTTGAAATAATTAAGCCAGGTTATGTGCCAAAAGGTGGAGGAGTAATAGAAGTTCAGGTCGAGCCGGTCGCTTATCCTCTTAATCCGATTAGATTACTCAAACAGGGGGGAGTAGTTGAAGTTAATGGGAGGGCTCTTTCTTCCCATCTTAGCCGTCAGCGGGTGAGTGAACGGATGGCTGAACCCTGCCGGCGAATCCTCCAACAGAAAGGATATGCCCCCAAAATAGAGGTGGTGGATGATGAATCAGCCCTGCAAAAAGGGGCGGCTTTAGCTGTCTGGGCCAGGACTGATACCGGCTGCCTCATTGGGTCTGACATGGCCGGCAAGGTTGGCCGGGCGGCTGAAGCCATTGGCCGGCATGTAGCCAGAGCCTTACTGGAAGATATCGAACAGGGGGCTACAGTGGATAGATTCCTGGCCGATCAATTAATCATCTATGCTGCCCTGGCTAATAGGGTCTCAGAATACCTCATCCCTTCTCTTACCGATCATGTGGAAACAAACCTGTGGCTGGTGGAAGAGATAATCGGGGCCAAAACAGAGGTGGCGGATAAACGAATCCGGATTGAAGGTATTGGGTATGGGGGGGCTAAGTGA
- a CDS encoding DUF86 domain-containing protein: MNSRDIQIKIDIIINNFEKLNILKSKRYEEFISDFRNMDSTLHILQTSIQALLDIGSYIIASLGLRTPNTNAEIIKILSEAGHIDRDKAKTYIKITQFRNRIVHLYNHIDTETLYDILVNELDDIKEFYINLLQVIEKYQRWKTPR, from the coding sequence ATGAATTCCAGAGATATTCAGATAAAGATAGATATTATCATCAATAATTTTGAAAAATTAAATATTTTAAAGTCAAAGAGATACGAAGAGTTTATATCAGATTTTAGAAATATGGATTCAACCCTTCACATTCTTCAGACCTCTATCCAGGCACTCCTTGATATTGGGAGCTATATCATTGCCTCCCTTGGTTTGAGGACACCAAATACTAATGCAGAGATTATAAAGATATTGAGTGAGGCCGGACATATTGATCGAGATAAGGCAAAGACCTACATAAAGATAACCCAGTTCAGAAACAGGATTGTGCACCTCTACAACCACATAGATACAGAAACACTCTACGACATCCTGGTTAATGAACTGGATGACATAAAAGAATTCTATATAAACCTGCTTCAGGTTATTGAAAAATATCAAAGATGGAAAACCCCCAGGTGA
- a CDS encoding NlpC/P60 family protein — protein MYSRQIEEIIAQIKRGYAAKYDRVVIEATPVLNQRRQELVLRGRVLLSSQRDRIVNALGKRIPFKIIDRLLILSDPTQPALNWGKAGQEIVGLRRQRDSFELSTQTTPEDNPFRVLIKDGRQYLIQLDDLSLGWVYEDEIVILEPPWEDLWKEIKRPEKGKLIKIEPKDLSKLANTALKYVRITPYHRGGRSRQGLDCSGLIQVIFKEALDLVLPKHALDQMKMGQRLSRLERQTGDLIFAKVIGRNIVHVGLLLVNQKKKVVHSCLRKGQVVAEALEDFLKNYKPVGYRRYLFTSPEGKDD, from the coding sequence ATGTATTCCAGACAAATAGAGGAAATTATTGCTCAGATAAAAAGAGGGTATGCGGCCAAATATGATCGGGTAGTAATAGAGGCGACCCCTGTTCTTAATCAGCGCCGGCAAGAATTAGTCCTGAGAGGGAGAGTGCTGCTGTCGAGCCAGAGGGATCGAATAGTTAATGCCCTGGGGAAAAGAATCCCTTTCAAGATTATCGACCGTTTACTTATCCTCTCTGATCCGACCCAACCTGCCCTGAATTGGGGAAAGGCAGGACAAGAGATAGTAGGGCTTAGAAGGCAGAGGGATTCTTTCGAGCTTTCTACTCAGACGACACCGGAAGATAATCCTTTCAGGGTTTTAATCAAGGATGGAAGGCAGTATCTCATCCAGTTAGACGACCTAAGCCTGGGCTGGGTCTATGAAGATGAAATAGTCATTCTTGAGCCGCCTTGGGAAGATCTCTGGAAAGAAATAAAGAGACCTGAGAAGGGTAAGTTGATTAAGATTGAACCAAAAGATTTGAGTAAACTCGCCAACACCGCCCTGAAATATGTGAGAATAACGCCTTATCATCGAGGTGGAAGAAGCCGCCAGGGCCTTGACTGTTCCGGTCTTATTCAAGTTATCTTTAAAGAAGCCCTTGATTTAGTCCTTCCCAAACATGCCCTTGATCAGATGAAGATGGGTCAGAGATTGAGTCGATTGGAAAGACAAACAGGGGATTTAATCTTTGCTAAAGTAATCGGCAGGAATATAGTTCACGTTGGGTTGCTGTTAGTTAACCAAAAGAAAAAGGTTGTCCACTCATGCTTAAGAAAGGGACAGGTGGTGGCTGAAGCCCTGGAAGATTTTTTAAAAAACTATAAGCCGGTTGGTTACAGGCGGTACTTGTTTACCTCACCGGAAGGCAAAGATGATTGA
- a CDS encoding HEPN domain-containing protein, protein MPRKESLYPADWLHIAEKDLRRVDRLLEEDDPELAGFCLQQAVEKFLKAFLLSQGWQLRRIHDLDTLLDDTLAYDASLEKFRSVCQKISGFYFVERYPFVVESDITEEDVRTSLEQAKRLIEELRRKVAERREDAAPSNNNE, encoded by the coding sequence ATGCCGCGTAAGGAATCGCTTTATCCGGCCGACTGGCTGCATATTGCAGAAAAAGATTTGAGACGAGTAGATCGACTTCTTGAGGAGGATGATCCGGAGTTGGCTGGTTTCTGCCTTCAACAGGCTGTGGAGAAGTTTCTGAAGGCGTTTCTTCTTTCCCAGGGATGGCAACTCCGACGGATTCATGATTTAGATACACTCCTTGATGATACGCTCGCCTATGATGCCTCCCTGGAAAAATTTAGGAGTGTGTGTCAAAAGATTAGCGGCTTTTACTTTGTGGAGAGGTATCCCTTTGTTGTCGAGTCTGATATCACGGAGGAAGATGTTCGCACCTCTCTGGAACAAGCTAAGAGGCTTATTGAAGAGCTTCGAAGGAAAGTTGCTGAAAGACGGGAAGATGCCGCTCCCTCGAATAACAATGAGTAA
- a CDS encoding nucleotidyltransferase domain-containing protein → MIDSQDIKEVIHSILQKLISDYAPQKVILFGSHVYGYAGPDSDIDLLIIKETVDRFIDRWVTVQHILTGTHRSIPVEALVLTPAEVEKRLAIGDQFIAEILEKGKLLYAA, encoded by the coding sequence ATGATAGATTCTCAAGACATAAAAGAGGTTATCCATAGCATTCTCCAAAAACTTATTAGTGATTATGCCCCGCAAAAGGTGATTTTATTTGGCTCTCATGTTTATGGATATGCCGGACCAGACAGTGATATTGACCTTCTTATTATCAAAGAGACGGTAGACCGCTTCATTGATCGATGGGTGACAGTTCAACATATCCTCACCGGCACTCATCGATCCATTCCGGTAGAAGCCCTGGTGTTAACTCCTGCTGAGGTTGAAAAGCGGTTGGCTATTGGCGATCAGTTTATAGCGGAGATTCTGGAGAAAGGGAAGCTTTTATATGCCGCGTAA
- a CDS encoding PQQ-binding-like beta-propeller repeat protein, producing MKILWTTKEYGVWLDSPRDVDWLPDSQTFLITEYRQTGGRVIEVNRAGEIVWDSRDKGGEFSFPLDADRLPQGTILIAEFGRVVEVTDAGDTVWELTGVLEPGDTEPTRLTTITDADRLDDGNTLIAESSRNRVIEVDKEGRVVWEYSKGLYSPEDADRLENGNTLIVDGKNNRVIEVKRGGEMCWQQTGLGHPRDADRLPNGNILITDTDNKRIIEVDSAHRIVWEQTHLNYPYEADKLELENEEIIIFAEAKTPDNYDQVVEIKVSAQ from the coding sequence ATGAAAATCTTGTGGACCACCAAGGAATATGGTGTCTGGCTTGATTCCCCCCGGGATGTAGACTGGCTTCCTGATAGCCAGACCTTCTTAATCACTGAATATCGTCAGACAGGGGGCAGGGTAATCGAGGTGAATAGGGCAGGGGAGATAGTCTGGGACAGCCGAGATAAGGGGGGGGAGTTTTCTTTCCCTCTTGATGCGGACAGGCTGCCCCAAGGAACAATCCTGATAGCCGAGTTCGGAAGGGTCGTTGAGGTAACTGATGCTGGAGATACGGTTTGGGAGCTTACGGGTGTGCTTGAGCCCGGAGATACAGAGCCGACCAGGCTTACTACCATAACCGATGCGGATAGGCTTGACGATGGAAATACCTTGATAGCTGAATCATCGAGGAACAGGGTTATTGAAGTGGATAAAGAGGGCAGGGTAGTCTGGGAATACAGTAAAGGTTTGTATTCTCCAGAGGACGCTGATCGCTTAGAGAATGGCAACACCTTAATAGTCGATGGTAAAAACAATCGGGTAATAGAGGTGAAGAGGGGAGGGGAGATGTGTTGGCAGCAGACGGGGTTGGGACATCCCCGGGATGCCGACCGGCTTCCCAATGGGAATATCCTGATCACTGATACGGACAACAAAAGGATCATCGAGGTAGACTCAGCCCATAGAATTGTCTGGGAACAAACCCATTTGAATTACCCTTATGAAGCAGATAAATTAGAATTAGAGAACGAGGAGATCATCATTTTTGCCGAGGCTAAGACCCCGGATAATTACGACCAGGTAGTGGAGATAAAGGTATCTGCTCAATAA
- a CDS encoding aminotransferase class IV: MWIYINGEFFTKDQAKVSVLDRGYLYGDAVFETMRICRGRVFRLRQHLERLQASTRAISLDIPPISRMEEAVYETVRKNGMDEAILRLSLSRGETEKPGLDISEGKPTLVIVVRPFTPYPDHLFQQGISVVTVATPRGSGFLPQIKSANFLTNILAKQEAAARGAFEGIMLDEDGYVTEGSISNIFIIDRAGQLVTPPAHSLLKGITREVVIELAQQEGLITYQKRMTRYDLFTASESFLTFTSAGIMPVVKVDERKIGEGKVGPLTEHLRQLYEGLLGTHVDKSRTCHFCSCENRGGNDKKKQCGNIRGEVRGNEI, translated from the coding sequence ATGTGGATCTACATTAACGGAGAATTCTTTACCAAAGACCAGGCCAAGGTCTCCGTCCTTGATCGGGGCTATTTATACGGCGATGCTGTCTTTGAGACTATGCGGATTTGTAGGGGGAGGGTCTTCAGGTTGAGACAGCACCTGGAAAGGCTTCAGGCCTCAACCAGGGCCATTTCTCTCGATATTCCCCCTATCAGTCGGATGGAAGAGGCGGTCTATGAAACAGTTCGAAAGAACGGCATGGATGAGGCCATCCTGAGACTTAGCCTTTCCCGGGGTGAGACAGAAAAGCCAGGACTCGATATTTCCGAGGGGAAACCAACCCTGGTAATCGTAGTCAGACCCTTTACTCCCTATCCAGATCATCTTTTTCAGCAGGGGATTTCAGTAGTTACGGTGGCCACTCCGAGAGGCAGTGGATTTCTACCTCAAATCAAATCAGCCAATTTTTTGACTAATATCCTGGCTAAACAGGAGGCGGCTGCCAGAGGCGCCTTTGAGGGGATAATGCTTGATGAAGACGGCTATGTGACGGAAGGGAGCATAAGTAATATCTTTATTATTGATCGGGCCGGACAGTTGGTTACCCCTCCGGCGCATAGTCTTTTGAAAGGGATAACCAGAGAGGTAGTCATAGAACTGGCTCAACAAGAGGGCCTTATCACTTACCAAAAGAGAATGACCCGTTACGATCTTTTCACTGCCTCCGAATCCTTCCTTACCTTTACCTCCGCCGGGATCATGCCGGTGGTTAAGGTGGATGAGAGAAAAATTGGCGAGGGTAAGGTCGGCCCTCTGACTGAACATCTCCGCCAATTATATGAAGGTCTTCTCGGCACACATGTTGACAAGTCTCGAACTTGTCATTTCTGCTCCTGTGAAAACAGGGGCGGCAATGACAAAAAGAAGCAATGTGGTAATATCAGAGGGGAAGTTCGGGGTAATGAAATTTAA
- a CDS encoding NusG domain II-containing protein: MTKVDKLLLGIIFLVIATGYLGVKYLPKQGKMVEIESPGGRQVIPLTGHPQKVTVAGCLGSTTLEIKNGKVRVVDSPCPQHICVKQGWKSRGGEVIVCLPNRIVVKVVGGESKDDPSTLDGVTQ; the protein is encoded by the coding sequence TTGACTAAAGTAGATAAGCTTCTTCTGGGCATTATTTTTCTTGTGATTGCCACCGGCTATCTGGGGGTTAAATATCTTCCAAAACAGGGCAAAATGGTCGAGATTGAAAGCCCTGGAGGGAGACAAGTAATTCCTTTAACCGGTCATCCCCAAAAGGTAACGGTAGCTGGGTGTTTGGGGTCAACTACCCTTGAGATAAAAAACGGGAAGGTGAGAGTAGTAGACAGTCCTTGTCCCCAGCATATATGTGTCAAGCAGGGTTGGAAGAGCAGGGGAGGGGAGGTCATTGTCTGTTTACCCAACCGAATTGTGGTCAAGGTGGTGGGGGGTGAATCGAAAGATGACCCTTCGACCCTGGATGGAGTCACCCAGTGA
- the dxs gene encoding 1-deoxy-D-xylulose-5-phosphate synthase, protein MPGFLERIDKPLDLKHLTITELQALASEIRQMIIHTVAKTGGHLASNLGVVELTIALHYCLNSPRDKIIFDVGHQSYTHKLLTGRKKAFSTLRQLDGLSGFPRREESPYDPFNTGHASTSISAALGMAVSRDLKGENYVVAAIIGDGALSGGMAFEALNHAGHLKNNLLVILNSNEMSISPSVGAMSAYLNRLITRPIYNRLREDAQELLNRIPYLGHPIATLAKRVEEGIKNLVVPGALFHELGFRYFGPIDGHDLPLLIETLGRIKEFKGPILLHVATKKGKGYLPAEKNPTFFHGSSPFEIKTGRPLDNGKKVTYTKVFAKNLVELAKQDRRIVAITAAMAEGTGLALFNQHLPERFFDVGIAESHAVTLAAGMAAEGLRPVVTIYSTFLQRGYDQILHDVCLPDLPVIFALDRAGLVGNDGPTHQGIYDIAYLRHLPNLILAAPRDGLELRLMLEAALTWNHPTAIRYPRGKVPSEAPPVRPAIEPGQAEVLREGEDGVIVALGNMVDRAMEVSRTLAKEDISVGVINARFVKPLDKELILKMGSRRRPVITLEDHTLTGGFGSAVLEALAEAGITARVKCLGLPDKFVEHGDVESLYKRYGLDTEGILREVRETLSQRISRSPDYRAAERRTPPFAIRHP, encoded by the coding sequence ATGCCTGGATTTTTAGAGCGGATTGATAAGCCGCTTGATTTGAAACATCTTACCATTACTGAGCTTCAAGCCCTGGCTTCTGAAATCAGGCAAATGATTATCCATACCGTGGCTAAAACAGGCGGGCATCTGGCCTCTAATCTGGGGGTGGTGGAACTAACTATCGCCCTTCATTATTGCCTTAATTCTCCACGCGATAAGATCATCTTTGATGTCGGCCACCAATCCTATACTCATAAGCTCCTCACCGGCAGAAAAAAAGCCTTCTCTACTTTGCGGCAACTCGACGGACTTTCTGGATTCCCCAGGCGAGAAGAAAGTCCTTATGATCCCTTTAATACCGGTCATGCCTCCACTTCTATCTCGGCTGCTTTGGGTATGGCGGTGAGCAGAGACCTTAAGGGAGAGAATTATGTAGTAGCGGCCATAATCGGGGATGGAGCGCTCTCTGGTGGCATGGCCTTCGAGGCCTTGAATCATGCCGGACACCTGAAAAACAACCTCCTGGTTATTTTAAACTCCAATGAGATGTCTATTTCCCCCTCGGTTGGCGCCATGTCGGCTTATTTGAACCGGCTTATTACTAGGCCTATTTACAACCGGTTAAGAGAAGATGCCCAGGAACTCCTTAACAGGATTCCATATTTGGGTCACCCCATAGCCACCCTGGCTAAACGGGTAGAGGAGGGGATAAAAAACCTGGTGGTCCCTGGAGCCCTCTTCCATGAGCTTGGATTTCGGTATTTCGGCCCTATTGATGGCCATGACCTGCCTTTACTTATAGAGACCCTGGGCCGGATCAAAGAATTCAAAGGCCCGATCCTCCTCCACGTGGCCACCAAAAAGGGCAAGGGATATCTTCCGGCTGAAAAGAATCCTACTTTCTTTCACGGCAGCAGCCCTTTTGAAATTAAGACAGGCCGTCCCCTGGATAATGGCAAGAAAGTAACCTATACTAAGGTATTTGCTAAGAATCTGGTAGAATTAGCTAAGCAGGATAGACGAATCGTGGCTATCACGGCGGCCATGGCTGAAGGGACGGGTCTGGCCCTCTTTAATCAGCATCTGCCTGAGCGGTTCTTTGATGTGGGTATTGCTGAATCCCATGCCGTCACTCTGGCGGCGGGGATGGCGGCCGAAGGACTAAGACCGGTGGTGACCATTTATTCCACCTTTCTCCAACGCGGTTATGATCAAATCCTGCATGACGTTTGTCTGCCCGATCTTCCAGTCATCTTTGCCCTTGATCGAGCCGGCCTGGTGGGTAATGACGGACCAACCCACCAGGGGATATATGATATTGCCTATCTCAGACATTTACCTAACCTAATTCTGGCTGCTCCCAGGGATGGGTTGGAACTCAGATTAATGTTAGAGGCAGCCCTGACCTGGAATCATCCCACAGCTATTCGATACCCCAGGGGAAAGGTTCCTTCTGAGGCACCCCCTGTCCGGCCGGCCATAGAACCAGGTCAGGCCGAAGTCCTGCGTGAGGGGGAGGACGGAGTCATCGTGGCCTTGGGAAATATGGTGGACAGAGCTATGGAAGTAAGCCGGACCCTGGCTAAGGAAGATATTTCAGTGGGGGTGATTAATGCCCGTTTTGTTAAACCCTTGGATAAAGAGCTTATCCTTAAAATGGGTAGTAGAAGAAGGCCGGTTATTACCCTGGAAGATCACACCTTGACCGGAGGCTTTGGAAGCGCTGTTCTGGAAGCCCTGGCTGAGGCAGGAATTACTGCCAGGGTTAAGTGTTTAGGCCTGCCGGATAAATTTGTAGAACATGGAGATGTGGAATCCCTTTATAAAAGATATGGGCTTGATACCGAAGGCATACTTAGAGAAGTCAGGGAAACCCTTAGCCAAAGGATATCCCGAAGCCCAGACTACAGAGCTGCCGAGCGCAGAACCCCACCATTCGCCATTCGCCATCCGTAA